The genomic segment CCGTGAGCGCAACTAATGTGGCACACAACCCGTGCCTGGAGCTGAGCCGACGAGCGCGTTGGCCTAGGCCCAGCGTGGCCAACACGTTCGTGATGACGAGAACACCAGCCACAGTCCACAGTCGGTCGATTCCGGGAATGCTTGCAGCAGCCACCACGATCTGCAGACTGCGATTGAGTAGTTGGTTAGCTGCTTCAAACTCACCTGCAGTACAGCACACGGCGACCACGACGGCGACCCACACGAGCGTCGGCGAGATCCGCCAGCGCCCACCGATACAGCACCGCCCCGATTGGATATCCTCGTGGCTTCTTGGGGTCCTATCAGCTGTGGGCGCTAGCGTAGCAACAATCGCGCCCGCAGCAATAAGACACAATGCCTGCACCGCGAAAAGTAAGGTGGGAGAAACCAGATACAGCGCCACTCCCACAGGAAACAATCCACTTGTGTAGAGATAAAAGCGGCGATTCAATTCAAAAATCTCGAGTGAGAATCTCTCTTTAGCGAGCTCCAAGAGCAGGGCTGTGTCCGTACCAGAGATCAGCGCGCCGGCGAGGCAGATTCCCACGAGATAGGCGACAAAGCCCGCGAAGCCACCGATAGCCGAGGCTACAAAAGCAAGCGCAAACATCCCGAGGCCCACCGCATAAGGAATTCGGGGTTCGGTCTTGTCACTCCAGAACGACAAAGGAAAATCGATCAGCAGAGACACAATGCCTTGGATAGCCATTCCTGCGAGATAGACAGACAGCCCCACGCCGGTCTGCTCGCTCCACCAAATGGGCATAATCGGCATGGTGAGCGCCGTGGATTTTAGATAAAAGGCAAGGCGATATCGCCGAAGAGACTGCTGTGCCATCGGCACCTTTCTTCTACGCGCTTAGAGGTATCAAGGAGCGCAACAGGCGCTGAGTTTTCTTTCAGCGCAGTGGACGCGGGGGTAGTCAGCACTACTAGTACTGCCGCGCGGGGGCAGCTCTTCGAGCGGCGCCGCGGTGGAGCTATGTGGTAGTCGGCTTGGTTGTGATCAGGGCGAATTCCCAAGGGCCGAGGTCGGTGTGGGTATCGCTTACTGTCGGGGAGGTGAAGGAGTAGACGAGTGTGCCGCCGAAGGGCACACGGGTCTTGTGCGCGGAGTAGTTGCCCACGAAGATGTAGTCGCCGCGGTCCATGGCCACCCACTGCTCGTCGTGGCTGACTTGCATGTGCTCGAGCCACGGATCGGCAAGTCCGCAGGAACGGCGCAGGCGCAGCAGGGTGCGATAGGCCTCAAGGATGCTTTGTTGGGTGGCATCGAAATCCCAATCCAATCGTGAGCGCAGGAAGGTCTCTTCTTCCGCGGGGTTCGGTACATCCTCGGGGTCCCATCCAGCGCTGGCGAATTCTCGCAGACGGCCTTCGGCGGTCAGCCGCAGCAGTTCTTGATCCCCGTGGGATACAAAGAACTGGAAGGGGGTGGTTGCGCCGAACTCTTCCCCTTGGAAGAGCATCGGGGTGTAGGGCGAAAGATAGATAGTGGCGGCTTTCAACACCTGTTGGACAGGGCTGAGGTTCTGGCTAGGCCGGTCACCTTGGCATCGGTTGCCCACCTGGTCGTGGGTGGTGGTGTAGGTGACAAAACGGTTTGCCGGAATCACATCGGTGTGGAGGTGACGGCCATGGCGCTTGCGGCGGAAGGTCGAGTGCCAGCGGGTGTGTACAAAGACTTCCTCAAGAGCATTCGCCAGGGTGGCTGTGTCACCAAAATCGGTGTAGTAGGTGTGCTGTTCACCGGTGACGAGGGCGTGCAGAGCGTGGTGAATATCATCAATCCACTGCGCATCAAGCCCGTAGCCGCCGGCCTCCTTCGAAGTCACCAGCCTAGGATCGTTTTGGTCCGACTCTGCGATCATGAACCTTGAAATTCCGGTTTCGGCTTCCACACGGCGGGCCACTTCGGAGATTTCCTCCAAAATGGGAACTGCGCCGGGATCGTTGAGAGCCTGCACTGCGTCGAGCCGCACCCCGTCGATGTGGTAGTCCCGCAACCACTGCTCGATAGCGTCGAGCACATACAGCCGCACCTCGTCGGAGTCTTCGCCGTTGAGATTGACTACCTCACCCCAGCCGGTGGATCCGCCCGAGGTGTAGGGGCCAAAGGCTCCTACATAATTGCCCTCTGGGCCGAAGTGGTTGTACACGCAGTCGAGCACCACGGCGATACCTCGGCGGTGGGCGGCGTCGACAAGCCTCTTAAGTCCTTCGGGGCCGCCATAGCCGGCGTGGACCGCGTGCAGCGACACGCCGTCATAGCCCCAGTTACGGTTCCCGCCGAAAGGCTGCACGGGCATGAGCTCGATCGCCGTCACCCCGAGATCGACAAGGTGATCGAGTTTTTCAATCACTCCATCGAAGGTGCCCTCGGGGCTAAAGGTGCCCACATGCAGCTCGTAGAGCACCTGGCCCGGCAAGCTGCGACCAGTCCACGCCTGGTCGCCCCACGGATATTCATGATCCACCACGGCGCTGAGCCCATGCACCCCATCGGGCTGGGATTGAGAGCGTGGATCGGGAAACGGCCCATGCTTGTCGACGCCACCTGCCGAATCCTCACTGCTTTTTTCAAGCAGAAAACCATAACGATCCCCCGGGCATGGGCGAACCTCCGCGGTAGTGAAGACATCCGCGCGGTCAGGATCGCGCTCCAAGTCGATGATGCGCTCGCGTGAAGAATCACCACCGGGGTGGAGAAGAAGAGACACTGCCTCTGCGTAGGGGGCCCATACACTAAAAGTTTTCATGCTTGTCCACTGTAGCAATCGGATGCTGCGCTCTCGCCGGCTTTTATAGAGCGCTGCGGGATGCGCTAATGCGGTGTGCGGGCATTGAGAATGACACAATGTCAGCTATGTACCAGCTACCAGCAGAGAGCATCGACGCGCCGGCGGTGGCGGAATTTGAGGAAAAACGCTCCCGATTTATCGGCCTGATCGCCCGGGCCAGTAGCGAGGACGAAGCCCGCGCGTTCATCGCGCAATGTGTCTCGGCCTATCCAGATGCCCGCCACCACTGCCACGCCTTCATCCTGCACCAGGAGGGGGCACAACCAATAGAGCGGTCCAGCGATGACGGTGAGCCATCTGGGACCGCCGGTATGCCGATGCTCGATGTTGTGCGGGGCAGCGGATTGCTCAATGTTGTTGCCGTCGTGGTGCGCTATTTCGGGGGAATCAAACTTGGCACCGGCGGGTTGGTACGCGCCTATGGGCATGCGGTACAGCTGGCGGTGGAACAGGTCAGCGTGGTCGATCGCGCCAAGCGGCTGCTGCTTCGCCTTGAGTTGGACCACGCCAGCGCGGGCAAAATTGAGTCCGAATTGCGCCACCCGCACGGCTTTGAATTAGCAGTATTAGAGCCGGACTACACTGCCCGCGGTGTAGTGCTCACCCTCGCCGTAGACCCTGCCGATGAAGAACGCGCCACGGCACTAATTTCCCAACTCAGCGGTGGCACCGCGAGCGTTAGCAGAGGCGGGGAGATGTGGGTAGACACCCCACGGAAGAGGTAGCCACCGAAGCACCCTGCCCGTATCCCTCAGGGGGCCAGCCAAGTGGGTACTATAGATCTCCATGAGCATGCAGCGCTACCCCTCAAATCCCATCGAACGGCGCAAACAAGCGGTTCGTAGATACTCTCGCAACGCGGCCCTGTGGGGCGTTGGTGGCCTCGGAGGCGCTGCGGTGGCGGGGATCGCTGTGGGCAGCCCCGTACTCGTGATCCTGTGTCTGGTGTGCGCGGTTGCGGGAGTGGCATTCAACGCCTCGCGGGTACGCACCATTATCAACCACCGGGACTTGAATTAGTCGTGACGGCACCTAGTAGCGAACCGGTGCGGATCGACGCCTGGATCTGGGCTGTGCGTATCGTCAAAACTCGCACTCTTGCCGGGGCTACCTGCAAGGCCGGGCATGTAAAGATCAACGGCAGCACCGCGAAGCCCTCCCAACTCGTCGCGCCGGGTGACCGTGTGAGCGTGTGGGTCGAGCATCGCAACCTCGAACTCGAGGTGACACATACCCTCAAAAAGCGCGTGAGTGCTGCGGTCGCACGTACCTGCTACGTGGATCACTCTCCGCCGCCTCCGCCGCGCGAAATCCTTGCCTCCCAGCCGCGGCGGGACCGCGGAGCGGGCCGGCCGACGAAGAAGGAACGCCGCCAGCTAGACCGGCTGCGCGGCCGTGGCGAGGAACTCTAGAATCCCACCACAAAGCTAAGCGCCGCATCGAACACTGCGTGAGGACCAAGATGTCCTGAGTCACGCGCATTCGATGCGGCGCTGCTGCCGGTGGGCCGAGCCTAGAACTCGATGCTGCCCACGACGGCGTCGAGATCGTCCATGCCCCAGTCCGCGGGCGGGACATCAATGCCGAACTCGCGGAAGAAATCAGCTGCCCTCAATGCCCATACGTGCACTGCGTCGGCGGCCACGGGGAACTGCTCTGCAAAGCTATCCATCTCGATCGTCTCCTCGAATCATTCGGACGTGGTGTTCTACAGCAGCCACAAGTCTAACTCACCGGCGCGGCTGCGTAGAAGCTAGCGCTTATCGCGGCGCAGGCGCTTCAAGCGTCGGGCCAGACGTTGAGGACGCTGGGCAGCGCGGTTGCCGGTGGAGTCTGTACGGGCGATGTGCTGTTCACCGAAGCGGTCCAGCAGCAGATCATCCACGATGCGCACTTGGCTCGGCTGGAAGCGGTAGCCGAGCCGGCGTCGCAGACGCGCAATCGCCGGCGCTGTCACCAACTCCTTGAGCTCAGCGACGGTGGTGACCCCGTTGCGCTTGAGCAGCTCCTCGAGCCAGGGGTAGTGCTCGGATTTCGAACGGGGAAACTCCGAGCCCAACAAAATAGCGAGCACACCGGGCAGAGTGATGGCGGTGAGAGACACATCGTCGCCAGGATCCGGGGAGGGGTTTTGGATACTCGCGATTTGGTCGAATTGCTGGTCTGCCAGCTCGATCAACCCAGCAGCCAAGGTGAAGGCGCGATCGACCCGCGGATCTACACTGGCGCCAGAGGCTTTATAGCGAATATCGTGCTCGAACTCCGCCCAGGCGTGCTGGAGCACAGTGCGCAGCTGCACCTCGAAGGTCAGGCCCTCGAAGTCTCCCAACTCGTCATGATCGGCCGGCACCCGCACCACCAGGTGGTGGCTGCCGTAGCCGAAGCTACCGCTAACTCGGGTTTGGGCGGTTTTATCTACCGAGCGCAAAACATCGAAATGCCCGCCGAGCAAATCAATCACAATGGGGATCTCGGTGGAGTGGAACGTGGTTACGCGCACGCCGAGAATATCGTGAATATCATCCCACGGCTCCGGATACACCCACGCACCCTCGTCGTCTCGCTTGTAGGCCTTCGCCTCGAGCGAGGGCCATTGCTTCACGCGAGCCACCACTCGGTCGTAGGTGATTCCGCCGTCGGTGAGGAGATCTTCAATCACATCTTGGAAGCGCTCACTAGCGTCGGGGTGGTGAGCACACCACTGCACATAGGTGTCGTTGAGGGCGGAGATGTGCGCCGGGGCATGCACATACTCGCCCTCGTGAACCGCTTCGGTACTCACGTGGGTCTAGATACCTTCCAACAACGAGATGGGCAGGGTGGCGAAAAGTTCGGCCACGGCCACGGTGCCCTGCCACTCACGGCCGGTGAAACGATCACGCCACTGTCCCTCGGGCAGGGTGATGGTGGTTTCGCCCCAGCCGCCTTCGTGCTCCAGCAGGAGCGGCGTGCGGGTGGCGAGAGCAATCACGTCTACATTGCGTTCCCCATCGCCGCGCGCCATACCCACCAGATGGTTTTCTGCCGGGCCCTGAGCGAACACAGACTGATAGTCGGCGTCGATGAAGTATTCGGGATGCTCGCGGCGCAGCGTCAGCGACTCGTGGACCACGGCGAGTTTCACCATATCCGGGGTGGCGTCGATAAGCGCTGCATCCCCTTGGGATACAAGCCCATCGTGGGTCAGAGTGTGCAGATACTGGCCGCGCTTGGTGTAGTCCACGAAACGGCGGTTGTCTGGATCCACGAGGGAGTCGTCGAAGAACTCATTGCCCTGGTAGATATCTGGGATGCCGGGGCCAATAAGCTGCAGCAACTTT from the Corynebacterium ciconiae DSM 44920 genome contains:
- the treZ gene encoding malto-oligosyltrehalose trehalohydrolase, with the translated sequence MKTFSVWAPYAEAVSLLLHPGGDSSRERIIDLERDPDRADVFTTAEVRPCPGDRYGFLLEKSSEDSAGGVDKHGPFPDPRSQSQPDGVHGLSAVVDHEYPWGDQAWTGRSLPGQVLYELHVGTFSPEGTFDGVIEKLDHLVDLGVTAIELMPVQPFGGNRNWGYDGVSLHAVHAGYGGPEGLKRLVDAAHRRGIAVVLDCVYNHFGPEGNYVGAFGPYTSGGSTGWGEVVNLNGEDSDEVRLYVLDAIEQWLRDYHIDGVRLDAVQALNDPGAVPILEEISEVARRVEAETGISRFMIAESDQNDPRLVTSKEAGGYGLDAQWIDDIHHALHALVTGEQHTYYTDFGDTATLANALEEVFVHTRWHSTFRRKRHGRHLHTDVIPANRFVTYTTTHDQVGNRCQGDRPSQNLSPVQQVLKAATIYLSPYTPMLFQGEEFGATTPFQFFVSHGDQELLRLTAEGRLREFASAGWDPEDVPNPAEEETFLRSRLDWDFDATQQSILEAYRTLLRLRRSCGLADPWLEHMQVSHDEQWVAMDRGDYIFVGNYSAHKTRVPFGGTLVYSFTSPTVSDTHTDLGPWEFALITTKPTTT
- a CDS encoding GTP pyrophosphokinase, with the protein product MSTEAVHEGEYVHAPAHISALNDTYVQWCAHHPDASERFQDVIEDLLTDGGITYDRVVARVKQWPSLEAKAYKRDDEGAWVYPEPWDDIHDILGVRVTTFHSTEIPIVIDLLGGHFDVLRSVDKTAQTRVSGSFGYGSHHLVVRVPADHDELGDFEGLTFEVQLRTVLQHAWAEFEHDIRYKASGASVDPRVDRAFTLAAGLIELADQQFDQIASIQNPSPDPGDDVSLTAITLPGVLAILLGSEFPRSKSEHYPWLEELLKRNGVTTVAELKELVTAPAIARLRRRLGYRFQPSQVRIVDDLLLDRFGEQHIARTDSTGNRAAQRPQRLARRLKRLRRDKR
- a CDS encoding RNA-binding S4 domain-containing protein, encoding MTAPSSEPVRIDAWIWAVRIVKTRTLAGATCKAGHVKINGSTAKPSQLVAPGDRVSVWVEHRNLELEVTHTLKKRVSAAVARTCYVDHSPPPPPREILASQPRRDRGAGRPTKKERRQLDRLRGRGEEL
- a CDS encoding IMPACT family protein, with amino-acid sequence MYQLPAESIDAPAVAEFEEKRSRFIGLIARASSEDEARAFIAQCVSAYPDARHHCHAFILHQEGAQPIERSSDDGEPSGTAGMPMLDVVRGSGLLNVVAVVVRYFGGIKLGTGGLVRAYGHAVQLAVEQVSVVDRAKRLLLRLELDHASAGKIESELRHPHGFELAVLEPDYTARGVVLTLAVDPADEERATALISQLSGGTASVSRGGEMWVDTPRKR